The genomic segment CGCCGGAGGCGGAACGGCGGCGCGCTTTTCAGGCTATCGAGCGGGAACTGGAGGAACGCCTGGGTGAGCTCAAAGCCCGGGGCCGGCTGCTGGAAGCCCAGCGCCTGGAGCAACGCACCCGTTTTGATCTGGAAATGATCGAGCAGATGGGGCATTGCCAGGGCATTGAAAACTATTCCCGGCATCTTACCGCCCGGTCCCCCGGCGCGGCGCCGCCGACCCTGATGGACTACCTGCCGCGCCGGCACCTGATCATAATTGATGAAAGCCATGTCACGCTGCCCCAGATCGGCGGCATGTACAAGGGCGATCGTTCCCGCAAGGAAACCCTGGTGGAGTATGGTTTTCGTTTGCCTTCGGCTCTCGATAACCGCCCCTTGCAAAGGGCCGAGTTCGAAGAACGGACGGCCCAGACCATCTATGTATCCGCCACCCCCGGCGATTATGAGCTGGAGGTGGCCGAGCAGGTTGTGGAACAGGTGATTCGGCCGACCGGTCTGGTCGATCCCGAGATTGAGGTGCGGCCGGCCGGCTCCCAGGTCGATGATGTCGTCGCCCGTTTGCGGGAGACCGTGGCCGCCGGCGGTCGCGCCCTGGTGACCACCCTGACCAAGCGTATGGCCGAGGATCTGACCGAATTTCTTCGGGAACTTGATTTCAAGGTCCGTTATCTGCATTCCGATATCGATACCCTGGAGCGGGTTGAGCTGATCCGTCACCTGCGCCTGGGAACCTTTGACATCGTGGTCGGGATCAACCTGCTGCGTGAAGGTCTCGATATTCCGGAAGTCGCGCTGGTGGCGGTGCTTGATGCCGACAAAGAAGGTTTCCTGCGCTCACAGCGCTCCCTGATTCAGACCGCCGGC from the Pseudomonadota bacterium genome contains:
- the uvrB gene encoding excinuclease ABC subunit UvrB produces the protein DKLRHAATVSLLERDDVIIVASVSCIYGLGSPEAYQGMLLYLEPGRGELDRQTIIRRLVEIQYVRNDYDFHRGSFRVRGDSLDVFPANMEESALRLEFFGNELEELALIDPLSGRRLETVNKFTIYPASHYVTPEAERRRAFQAIERELEERLGELKARGRLLEAQRLEQRTRFDLEMIEQMGHCQGIENYSRHLTARSPGAAPPTLMDYLPRRHLIIIDESHVTLPQIGGMYKGDRSRKETLVEYGFRLPSALDNRPLQRAEFEERTAQTIYVSATPGDYELEVAEQVVEQVIRPTGLVDPEIEVRPAGSQVDDVVARLRETVAAGGRALVTTLTKRMAEDLTEFLRELDFKVRYLHSDIDTLERVELIRHLRLGTFDIVVGINLLREGLDIPEVALVAVLDADKEGFLRSQRSLIQTAGRAARNLAGKVIFYADGITGSMAAAMAEMERRRELQRAYNREYQIVPRSIVRRVQEAIEVENEASESAVDLVAKTAGERAELERLLAKGTRACERRLRQWEKEMQQAARQLDFEKAAVIRDRINRLQRELVLA